The proteins below are encoded in one region of Metabacillus dongyingensis:
- a CDS encoding DoxX family protein — MGVLSIILQVLLGLGFLMFGFMKFGSKQMVDEFGRYGYPGGFRIFTGLVEVIAAVLVISGIWNDKLAAWGGLFIVGTMIGAIFTHIKVKDPVNKMMMPIVLLILGLIVLFINFGSLL; from the coding sequence ATGGGTGTTTTATCAATTATTCTTCAAGTTTTATTAGGATTAGGATTCCTAATGTTTGGATTTATGAAGTTCGGTTCAAAGCAAATGGTGGATGAATTTGGGCGTTATGGGTATCCAGGAGGTTTTAGGATATTTACAGGTCTTGTTGAAGTGATTGCAGCGGTACTAGTTATCTCAGGTATTTGGAATGATAAATTAGCTGCGTGGGGTGGTTTATTTATTGTCGGTACAATGATTGGGGCAATTTTCACACACATCAAAGTTAAGGATCCTGTAAACAAAATGATGATGCCGATTGTTTTATTAATTCTTGGATTAATTGTATTATTTATAAATTTTGGATCATTGCTTTAA
- a CDS encoding S8 family serine peptidase, which produces MKGLKRRKRNLVAFLMIFLLLGTIFPVKGGAVQNGGSNPTPMEGKVDPKVIQAFEKNKYTTVIVELKNQADVGKISNQAREEAKKVKATRYQEKLRVRSTVVSGLQTNAEQTQYHIKNFIRQKKAEGKLKDDQSYYIVNAISFTSTKEVLQEIAAFPEVSHIYLNERHALPKPKTSGVQKVTSELPWNLEKIQAKKAWEKGLDGSGVVVATLDTGVDANHPSLKKQYRGLNADGTYTHTFNWLDLVGDSPAPIDSTGHGTHVTGTMVGYDPETGTRTGVAPGARWIAVRAFSENGALDTDLLKAGEWLLAPRDEKGTPHPEMAPDIINNSWGVSSTLNDWFRSVVKAWVAADITPVFAAGNHDGLTTPVGPGSIVNPANYPETIAVGSTDSANRISGFSLRGPSPYGGSEIKPDLVAPGEAILSTLPNNEYGLSNGTSMAAPHVSGAIAILKQMQPNMPIDKLKETLYAGLIPLSDSQYPSSPNDAYGRGIVDLTGMVKSGSNGVGSLVGKVGYKAVDKKKPAASHEPFPYAYANAPLKLSVQASDDFAVSAVELHYQVDRAREQTSNGTLFKGNFKSGSYSSELPLEQVRGKEITYYWKITDYAGNSTKTVPVRLPLKKGLSVGYATDFETAPVGWYSTGRNSSWNWGKVMPTHVLKAASGTNAYATSIPDWRDSIEFNWSYHNNEESMLTMPPIQVNKGEEVFLNFKQTFGFPFLVGANDYGQVLVSEDMKNWHVAKTNEGHLYTKWEAVSVDLSSFSGKTVYAAYRFHSDSDKTNLGWYLDDVAIEAKPSGGVYQPSQSTTAFEPFGEAARLQGTHEKQVLIPLSAQIQIVENERLLATDPTDGSFSMKLPADEYHLLAEAYGFKQKIQTARVMKDASTNVDIQLSPLDKGVVKGTVKSSKSKKTIKGATVKLIEDAAVAPVKTGANGKYSLNPFIGTYTLEVSAPYFHTYRERIEIKGNAIRSIDIHLKPYIGTEDEISYDDGSAESVFPVTGIDEVALKMSLKDGQEQALLTAGLFYIDPRWLNPGGENFQVDVYDATGPEGGPGKKLTESIPAKSDVVPGWVRVDLSHNSIYVPKEYFLVFSTQAPYPFAPTLGLDNSSPFSDRLWWKTFNEPWRKESGGAGPLDGVGSEAGGAGNPMIRSVVSYESK; this is translated from the coding sequence ATGAAAGGGTTAAAAAGGAGAAAACGGAATTTAGTAGCTTTTTTGATGATTTTTCTTTTACTAGGAACAATCTTTCCTGTAAAAGGCGGTGCGGTTCAAAACGGAGGATCGAATCCTACCCCAATGGAAGGAAAGGTGGATCCGAAGGTCATACAGGCCTTTGAAAAAAACAAGTACACGACTGTGATTGTAGAGTTAAAAAACCAAGCGGATGTTGGGAAAATCTCTAATCAAGCTCGGGAAGAGGCTAAGAAAGTGAAGGCTACCCGCTATCAAGAGAAACTCCGCGTCCGTTCAACTGTCGTGTCAGGACTACAAACGAACGCTGAACAAACACAGTATCATATTAAGAATTTTATCCGTCAAAAGAAAGCTGAAGGCAAACTGAAGGATGATCAATCTTACTACATCGTGAATGCGATTTCATTTACATCCACGAAAGAAGTTTTGCAGGAAATAGCAGCCTTTCCGGAAGTCAGCCATATTTACTTAAACGAACGGCACGCTTTGCCGAAACCCAAGACATCTGGAGTCCAAAAAGTAACAAGTGAGCTACCTTGGAACCTGGAAAAAATACAGGCAAAAAAAGCATGGGAAAAAGGGTTGGATGGATCAGGCGTAGTGGTCGCAACGCTTGATACAGGGGTGGACGCAAACCACCCGTCGCTTAAGAAGCAATACCGAGGACTCAATGCGGACGGCACCTATACACACACCTTCAATTGGCTGGACTTGGTTGGGGATAGTCCTGCTCCAATTGATTCAACTGGACATGGTACACATGTGACAGGGACAATGGTTGGCTATGACCCGGAAACAGGCACGCGTACCGGAGTGGCTCCGGGGGCACGCTGGATTGCAGTTCGCGCATTTTCAGAAAACGGCGCGCTGGATACAGACTTGCTAAAAGCAGGAGAATGGCTTCTCGCCCCACGGGATGAAAAGGGAACTCCTCATCCAGAGATGGCACCTGACATTATTAATAACTCATGGGGTGTCAGTTCTACCTTGAATGACTGGTTTCGATCGGTTGTGAAGGCATGGGTGGCAGCCGACATTACACCGGTTTTTGCTGCAGGAAACCACGACGGTTTGACGACGCCCGTCGGGCCAGGTTCTATAGTCAATCCAGCGAATTACCCTGAAACCATTGCAGTTGGCTCAACGGATTCAGCCAACCGAATCTCAGGGTTTTCCTTAAGGGGGCCTTCTCCCTATGGCGGCAGTGAAATAAAGCCGGATTTGGTTGCACCGGGGGAAGCGATTCTTTCAACCCTCCCAAATAACGAATACGGGTTGTCAAATGGGACCTCCATGGCTGCACCACATGTGTCAGGCGCCATTGCCATCTTAAAGCAAATGCAGCCAAACATGCCGATCGACAAGCTTAAAGAAACCTTGTATGCCGGATTGATTCCGTTATCTGATTCACAGTATCCATCTTCCCCAAATGACGCCTATGGGAGAGGGATTGTTGACCTGACAGGTATGGTTAAGAGCGGTTCTAACGGCGTCGGCAGTCTAGTAGGAAAAGTAGGTTATAAAGCTGTCGATAAAAAGAAACCAGCAGCAAGCCATGAGCCTTTTCCATATGCTTATGCTAATGCGCCTTTAAAACTCTCTGTACAAGCCTCTGACGATTTTGCAGTTTCCGCGGTGGAACTTCATTACCAAGTCGACAGAGCACGAGAGCAAACATCAAATGGCACACTTTTTAAAGGCAACTTTAAAAGCGGTTCCTATTCCAGTGAACTCCCTTTAGAACAAGTAAGGGGGAAAGAAATTACGTATTACTGGAAAATTACGGACTATGCAGGAAACAGTACGAAAACCGTCCCTGTTCGCCTACCCCTGAAGAAAGGGCTGTCGGTCGGGTATGCAACAGATTTTGAAACAGCGCCTGTAGGGTGGTACAGTACCGGTAGAAACAGTTCGTGGAATTGGGGGAAGGTTATGCCGACGCATGTCCTGAAGGCGGCTTCAGGGACCAATGCGTACGCGACCTCGATCCCTGACTGGAGAGATAGCATCGAATTTAACTGGAGTTATCACAATAACGAGGAATCCATGCTAACTATGCCTCCGATCCAAGTCAATAAAGGAGAAGAGGTATTCCTTAACTTTAAACAGACCTTTGGATTTCCGTTTTTAGTAGGGGCGAATGATTACGGCCAAGTGCTCGTTTCTGAAGACATGAAGAACTGGCATGTGGCGAAAACAAACGAAGGACATTTATACACAAAATGGGAAGCCGTTTCTGTCGACTTGTCTTCCTTCTCAGGGAAAACGGTATATGCAGCTTACCGTTTCCATTCCGACAGTGACAAAACAAATTTAGGGTGGTACTTAGATGATGTTGCCATAGAAGCCAAGCCTTCCGGCGGCGTATATCAACCCTCCCAATCAACGACTGCATTTGAACCATTTGGGGAGGCTGCAAGGCTGCAAGGCACCCATGAAAAACAAGTTCTCATCCCACTTAGCGCGCAAATACAGATTGTTGAAAATGAAAGGCTTTTAGCGACCGATCCAACGGATGGCAGCTTCAGCATGAAGCTGCCAGCAGATGAATACCACCTGCTGGCCGAGGCCTATGGCTTTAAGCAAAAGATTCAAACGGCAAGAGTAATGAAAGATGCATCGACCAATGTAGATATACAGTTATCCCCATTAGATAAAGGCGTCGTCAAGGGAACTGTCAAGAGCAGCAAATCCAAAAAAACGATTAAGGGAGCCACGGTGAAACTCATTGAAGACGCCGCTGTCGCCCCGGTAAAAACAGGTGCAAACGGCAAATACTCGCTTAATCCTTTTATTGGAACATATACGCTTGAAGTGAGTGCCCCCTATTTTCATACCTACCGGGAACGGATTGAAATTAAAGGCAATGCCATCCGTTCAATCGATATACACTTAAAGCCTTATATCGGTACAGAAGATGAAATCAGCTATGATGATGGCTCGGCTGAAAGTGTCTTTCCGGTCACTGGAATAGACGAGGTCGCATTAAAAATGTCATTGAAGGATGGACAGGAACAAGCATTGCTGACTGCCGGCCTGTTTTATATCGACCCACGCTGGCTTAACCCAGGCGGGGAAAATTTTCAAGTTGATGTATATGATGCCACTGGGCCTGAAGGAGGGCCTGGAAAGAAGTTAACGGAATCCATTCCTGCAAAATCGGATGTCGTTCCTGGCTGGGTCAGAGTAGATCTTAGCCATAACTCCATTTACGTACCGAAGGAATATTTCCTTGTATTCAGCACCCAAGCTCCATATCCATTTGCGCCGACCCTTGGTTTGGATAACAGCAGCCCGTTCTCAGACCGCTTATGGTGGAAAACTTTCAATGAACCGTGGCGTAAAGAATCTGGTGGTGCTGGTCCCCTGGATGGAGTTGGTTCTGAAGCAGGAGGTGCAGGCAATCCAATGATTCGCTCCGTCGTTTCATATGAATCCAAATAA
- a CDS encoding MarR family winged helix-turn-helix transcriptional regulator, translating into MQDQSNLDLRLFRIWMKASKAVVENIQKDIESHKINNENFMILELLYSKGPHPVQKISEIHSIPSGSITYVVDKLEKKGLVARQPNPNDRRASNVVLTEEGRALFDEIFPKHVATISQNLSFISNDEKEQLIDLLKRIGMGAQNLEK; encoded by the coding sequence ATGCAAGATCAAAGTAATCTGGATTTGAGATTGTTTCGGATTTGGATGAAGGCTTCCAAAGCTGTTGTTGAAAATATTCAGAAGGATATTGAAAGTCATAAAATTAATAATGAAAATTTTATGATTCTTGAATTACTTTACAGTAAAGGTCCTCATCCTGTTCAAAAAATTAGTGAGATACACTCTATTCCTAGTGGAAGTATCACATATGTTGTTGATAAGTTAGAAAAGAAAGGGCTTGTAGCAAGACAGCCAAACCCTAATGATAGAAGGGCTTCTAATGTCGTCCTGACAGAAGAAGGAAGAGCACTATTTGATGAGATTTTCCCAAAACACGTTGCAACCATTTCTCAAAATTTATCATTTATCTCGAATGATGAAAAAGAACAGCTAATTGATTTATTAAAGAGAATTGGAATGGGTGCACAAAATTTAGAAAAATAA
- a CDS encoding NADPH-dependent FMN reductase produces MTNEKLNIGIILGSTRQGRVSPQVGEWVKEIADKRGDANYEIVDIADYQLPFLGTTDGTEPGISAWNEKLNSLDGFVFIVQEYNHSITGALKNALDFAREAWNNKAAGIVSYGSTGGARAAEHLRGIMGELMIADVRVHPTLSLFTDFENGTVFKPAELHLNNVNAMLDQVDAWSGALKTLRK; encoded by the coding sequence ATGACAAATGAGAAATTAAATATTGGAATTATTTTAGGTAGTACAAGGCAAGGGCGAGTTAGCCCGCAAGTGGGAGAATGGGTTAAAGAAATTGCTGACAAACGTGGAGATGCAAACTATGAAATCGTAGATATTGCTGATTATCAATTACCTTTTTTAGGAACAACTGATGGGACTGAACCAGGAATTTCAGCTTGGAACGAAAAACTTAACAGCTTGGATGGATTCGTATTTATCGTTCAGGAATATAATCACAGTATAACAGGAGCCTTAAAAAATGCACTTGATTTCGCTCGTGAAGCCTGGAATAACAAAGCAGCAGGTATCGTTAGTTATGGTTCAACCGGTGGTGCTCGTGCAGCTGAGCATTTACGAGGAATCATGGGTGAATTAATGATTGCAGATGTGCGTGTACATCCTACATTGTCCTTATTTACAGATTTTGAAAACGGGACAGTGTTCAAACCAGCTGAATTACATCTTAATAATGTTAATGCAATGCTTGACCAAGTTGATGCTTGGAGCGGTGCATTAAAAACCTTAAGAAAATAA
- a CDS encoding pirin family protein produces the protein MEINIIKPQDQALEQFDDGKIIAQKPIGFSGEGSVINRLGPLFYWGWGTSEGEGGIGFHPHQGFEILGYFTKGRGRHQDTLGTISEVGAGDVQVMQAGSGMQHAESLLEPSEAFQIWFEPYLNEAKKRTPTYSKYGHEDFPLTSENGVMVKTILGEHSPINLVTDAKMYDVEIGNGVTYKYALSPNRTLAALSIRGNGGVINELEVSFENKDFIIIQSENVESFTIQPKGEELRMLLIEIPTEVDYPLYKKPR, from the coding sequence ATGGAAATTAATATTATTAAACCACAGGATCAGGCGTTAGAGCAGTTTGATGACGGTAAAATAATAGCACAAAAACCCATTGGCTTTTCTGGTGAAGGCTCCGTCATTAATCGTCTCGGTCCATTGTTTTACTGGGGATGGGGAACATCTGAAGGGGAGGGTGGTATTGGCTTTCATCCTCATCAGGGTTTTGAGATATTAGGCTACTTCACTAAGGGCAGAGGTCGTCACCAAGATACGCTTGGTACGATTAGCGAAGTAGGTGCTGGTGATGTTCAAGTGATGCAAGCTGGCTCAGGTATGCAACATGCCGAATCTCTTCTTGAGCCGTCAGAAGCGTTTCAAATTTGGTTCGAACCGTATTTAAATGAAGCCAAGAAGCGAACACCCACTTACTCAAAATACGGGCATGAAGATTTCCCGCTCACTTCAGAAAACGGTGTAATGGTTAAGACGATATTAGGTGAGCATTCACCAATCAATCTCGTGACAGATGCCAAAATGTACGATGTTGAAATTGGGAATGGTGTAACCTATAAGTATGCTCTTTCACCTAATCGGACACTAGCTGCTTTATCTATTAGGGGTAATGGTGGTGTGATTAATGAATTGGAGGTTTCATTTGAGAATAAGGATTTCATTATTATTCAGTCAGAGAATGTTGAAAGCTTTACCATTCAGCCTAAAGGTGAAGAACTTCGGATGCTGCTAATAGAGATTCCAACTGAAGTTGATTATCCTTTATACAAAAAACCAAGATAA